CAGTCAGTTCATAACTTTTATGATAGATATCCCATGCCAGATAATCAGCTTCCTGTACAGAGATATTTTCACCCAGACCTTGTAACTTTTGACTCAAATGCTTGATATTTGACGGTTTAGGCGAAGACGACCTGACACTACAGCCGACTAAATAAAGAGTTATCAGAATAAGACTAAAGTACCGAAGCATTTGATCCCTGAAGATAAAATAGACTGCTAAGTAATGTAATCACCATGACTATACTATAGAACCACAACCATCGAGGGTTATATGAAAGCATCATTCCACCAATAAATCCTACCATAAGACCACCGATATGGGCACTCATATCAATGGCAGGGATAGATAGACCGAGAAATATATTGAGTGCAATGATCACACCGAAGTTCTTCATAAAAACCTTGGTTTGTGCACCTATCCTCTCACGATGGATCAGAAAAAATCCAGCCAATGCACCAAACACACCAAATATCGCACCTGAAGCACCTATGCCTACACTTTGTGGATGTATAGCAAGTGATGTAACTGCACCAATCAATCCGGAAAAAAAATAGATCGCTAAATAAGCGCGCTTGTCAAAATATATCTCAGCCGGACGCCCAACGATATAAAGTGAAAACATGTTCATCAAAATATGTGTCATACCGCCATGCAAAAACATTGCTGTAAACAGACGCCACCACTCATCATAAAGAAAAATAAGCGGTCCATAGAGTGCGCCGAATGTGACAAGCACCCTGGTATCCATCTCCATCAGGTCTGCACTAAAAAGTGCAGTAATGACATAAACAAGAAGATTTAGAAGTATAAGTGTATAAGTAACTTTAAATGACGGCAATGCTCTGCGCACTTAGCTGATCGCCTCTGCGAAGATCACACCATCAATAAATGATCTGGCAATTTTTGTGATAGATTTTTCTTCATGGATAAGCACCAATACGCGTGTATCAAATAGATATTCCTGAGCAATAGGCTGGATCATCATAGCATCATCCTCTTCACAGATGATATAACTTGCTCCAAGTGCATTTGCAAAGATCGCTTCTCTTAGTTTATTGACAGGGACTGCATACGCGATATCATTTTTCTGACAATACTTTGCAAGATTGTGTGCATCAACCAAAGGCTCCAACACCACTACACTTTTCGGATCACTCTTTTTGATATCATCTTCTGAAAAGACTTTGCAAAACTTTGGGCTCTCTATCCACGGATGTCCTATAACTATCATATGATTCTTCCTCCTTTTATTTGATTGACCATGCTAACGCTGTATTCCCTGCAGTGGGAAGCATATAGCAACAGTGCTACTTTTTGTTGGCACACTCTTGTGAACAGTAATATTTTCCATTGATGATGATACTCTCTTTGAGTGTAACAAATGTATTACACGTCTCACACTCGACAAGTGTATCTTCATCTATCTTTTTCTGTTCAGGGTCTTTCCTCCCGATTGAAGGAAGTTTACCACCCAAAAACTTATAGATTAGCAGTGCAAGCAATGCAAAAATAATGATTTTTAAGATCACTGATCAGCCTTGATATATAAATAATTTCTTTGATTTTTTTGTACTATATCATAACTTAACTGATGTTGTACAGCCTCTACCTCATCAAAAACACGGCTCCCTTTGTAAAAGAGATAAGAGGTATGAGCATCGCTGATATGCTTCGTTAACTCTAACAAAAATTTTGTATCGGTCACGGCACGTGAGCTGATCATCTCAAAAGGCTCATGTTTGACCTGCTCTACTCTTTTGCCTTCCACCTTGACATTATCAAGTCCTAAATCAATACAAGCATACTTTAAAAATGAGACTCTTTTCTTTAATGGTTCTGCTAACACTATC
This is a stretch of genomic DNA from Sulfurovum zhangzhouensis. It encodes these proteins:
- a CDS encoding PP0621 family protein — protein: MILKIIIFALLALLIYKFLGGKLPSIGRKDPEQKKIDEDTLVECETCNTFVTLKESIIINGKYYCSQECANKK
- the rsmG gene encoding 16S rRNA (guanine(527)-N(7))-methyltransferase RsmG; translated protein: MKLADYLKNESIKLDEATIQKLESFSELLHEWNQIHNLTGAKTIAKIYENIIDSLYPLTFIKIPKSLLDVGTGAGFPGLILGIALPQTEIVLAEPLKKRVSFLKYACIDLGLDNVKVEGKRVEQVKHEPFEMISSRAVTDTKFLLELTKHISDAHTSYLFYKGSRVFDEVEAVQHQLSYDIVQKNQRNYLYIKADQ
- a CDS encoding rhomboid family intramembrane serine protease, which gives rise to MRRALPSFKVTYTLILLNLLVYVITALFSADLMEMDTRVLVTFGALYGPLIFLYDEWWRLFTAMFLHGGMTHILMNMFSLYIVGRPAEIYFDKRAYLAIYFFSGLIGAVTSLAIHPQSVGIGASGAIFGVFGALAGFFLIHRERIGAQTKVFMKNFGVIIALNIFLGLSIPAIDMSAHIGGLMVGFIGGMMLSYNPRWLWFYSIVMVITLLSSLFYLQGSNASVL